One Erysipelothrix amsterdamensis DNA window includes the following coding sequences:
- a CDS encoding NUDIX hydrolase — MIIKYFDDDQFKAANICNVRNTVRCFVLNEFGQCAMILIKGQDLFGKRNHYESPGGGIEVGESMIQAVHREIQEELGYEVDSISYLASVVDAYHRLELTTVHNYFVCKLAKKTCYARTCLELQLFDSIEWKLPNVWLDILDKPQDGVNELVHARERFMMHYFVDQQETLRD, encoded by the coding sequence ATGATAATTAAATACTTCGATGATGATCAATTTAAAGCGGCTAATATCTGTAATGTTCGTAATACCGTTCGTTGTTTTGTTCTGAATGAATTTGGACAGTGTGCAATGATTCTAATTAAAGGACAAGACTTATTTGGTAAGCGAAATCATTATGAATCACCCGGTGGTGGTATTGAAGTTGGCGAGTCAATGATTCAAGCAGTTCATCGCGAAATACAAGAAGAACTTGGATATGAGGTGGATTCAATTTCCTATCTCGCAAGTGTTGTGGACGCATACCATCGATTAGAACTTACTACAGTCCATAATTATTTTGTTTGTAAGCTCGCAAAAAAGACATGTTATGCTCGAACATGTCTTGAATTACAATTGTTTGATTCGATTGAATGGAAACTACCAAATGTGTGGTTAGACATTTTGGATAAACCACAAGATGGCGTCAATGAGCTGGTTCATGCGCGGGAACGGTTTATGATGCATTATTTCGTAGATCAACAAGAAACGTTACGGGACTAA
- a CDS encoding class I SAM-dependent methyltransferase, with translation MNHKEQSHQWMKQFLNKDSIVVDMTCGNGYDTHFLANHAGHVYAIDIQEEAILSSKQLNQNFSNITYIHSDHSRVNFEEKAPFTGAIYNLGYLPRSDKSIITTSHTTVSSLKNIFPLLTDFLVIACYLKHEGGYEEYEAVRDYIISTNMPYETLEYETPLSPVTFLVDLRNNAS, from the coding sequence ATGAATCATAAAGAACAATCCCATCAGTGGATGAAACAATTTCTCAATAAGGACTCAATTGTCGTGGATATGACCTGTGGTAATGGATATGATACGCATTTTCTAGCCAATCATGCCGGTCATGTTTACGCTATCGATATACAAGAAGAAGCAATTTTGAGTTCAAAACAATTAAACCAAAACTTTTCCAACATCACTTATATCCACTCCGATCACAGTCGTGTTAATTTCGAAGAAAAAGCACCCTTTACAGGTGCTATATACAATCTTGGTTACTTACCTCGAAGTGATAAGTCGATCATTACAACGTCACATACAACGGTCTCATCACTTAAAAACATCTTCCCCTTACTTACAGACTTTTTAGTAATTGCTTGCTACTTAAAGCATGAAGGTGGTTACGAAGAATATGAAGCAGTTCGTGATTACATTATATCGACAAACATGCCCTATGAGACCTTGGAATACGAAACGCCTCTTAGTCCCGTAACGTTTCTTGTTGATCTACGAAATAATGCATCATAA
- a CDS encoding metallophosphoesterase has protein sequence MSKKKLAVLLGMIAIVSSLIYFEMTHFAPQRVKLRIETVESTRIPASFNNLSIGFLSDVYSHEDNLDKALKELDSFKPDMIVFGGNLFKAAPSEKEQAAMIEKLSTLNAKLGKYAVLGENDIRKANEVTQEVLTQSGFKLISNTKIDVHNFTTESIQLVGIDANNDINKETEFPYPTTSEDLFNITIANNPDNVKEFDDTEVDLMLSGKTMGGYIRLPLIGSITESSDYINKRQTVDETTLIISSGIGLKEPEMRLLSNPDVMIVILKSPEA, from the coding sequence ATGAGTAAAAAAAAGTTAGCGGTTTTACTGGGGATGATTGCAATTGTGTCATCATTAATTTATTTTGAAATGACACATTTTGCACCTCAGCGTGTTAAGTTGCGTATTGAAACGGTGGAATCAACACGCATTCCTGCATCCTTCAACAATCTTTCAATCGGATTTCTATCCGATGTTTACAGTCATGAAGATAACCTCGATAAAGCTTTAAAAGAACTTGATTCATTTAAGCCTGATATGATTGTTTTCGGTGGTAATTTATTCAAAGCAGCACCTTCAGAGAAGGAACAAGCTGCAATGATTGAAAAATTAAGTACATTGAATGCGAAACTCGGTAAGTATGCAGTATTGGGTGAAAATGATATCCGTAAAGCAAATGAAGTGACGCAAGAAGTTTTAACACAAAGTGGATTTAAACTCATTTCAAATACAAAAATTGATGTTCACAACTTTACAACCGAGTCGATTCAACTTGTTGGTATCGATGCAAACAATGACATCAATAAAGAAACAGAATTTCCTTACCCTACGACATCAGAGGACCTCTTCAACATTACCATTGCAAACAATCCGGATAATGTGAAGGAATTTGATGATACGGAAGTGGATCTCATGCTTTCTGGGAAGACAATGGGTGGTTACATCCGATTACCACTTATTGGCTCGATCACAGAGTCTTCAGACTATATTAATAAACGTCAAACAGTTGACGAAACAACTTTAATTATTTCATCAGGAATAGGATTAAAAGAACCTGAAATGCGTCTTTTATCTAATCCTGATGTCATGATTGTTATTTTAAAAAGCCCCGAAGCATAG
- the rnjA gene encoding ribonuclease J1 — protein MDEKNMKLRKTDTLVYALGGLGEVGKNMYCIEHDDEIIIIDCGVMFPEENLLGVDYVIQDYAHLIRNQKKVKALVITHGHEDHIGGIPFLLQKVNVPQIYAPQFAKAQIERKLEERKIRTKHKIQEIDSKSTIKTKHFVIGFFNVVHSIPDALGVLVNTPNGRIVSTGDFKFDLTPVGNNPDYQIMSYMGEIGVTLLMSDSTNAEVSGFSISEKEVGREIKRIFNKTEGRIIIATFASNVYRVQQIIEAAIADGRKIAIFGRSMDNVVNIARKLGHIDAADKHFVNAHQLNKLPADQSCIICTGSQGEPLAALSRIANGTHRQISIMPGDTVVFSSSPIPGNATSVSHVVNQLTRAGANVLTNSPLNSIHTTGHASKEEQTLMLQLIKPKFFMPMHGEYKMLKAHRQTAIETGVDPDNIFICSNGDVVALRDGVAFMSDTRIQADDIYVDGNDSSGLSTAVLKDRKILSDSGLVSVVVTIDSRQNKILCKPTIVTRGFVFIKENQTLLKEAELVVYEALKKRMTKKVTFGEIKNTIRGSLEPFLYKHTQRNPLVIPVILNQKTAMTPVKVENKKENSGQETKPVKKQKKNNNKQNNEPKQQKDAKKPKTPKATKPQQAREA, from the coding sequence ATGGACGAAAAAAATATGAAATTAAGAAAAACCGATACCCTAGTCTATGCTTTAGGTGGCTTGGGCGAAGTCGGTAAGAATATGTATTGTATTGAACATGATGATGAAATTATCATTATTGACTGCGGGGTAATGTTCCCCGAAGAGAACTTATTGGGTGTTGATTATGTCATTCAAGACTATGCTCACTTAATTCGTAATCAAAAGAAAGTTAAAGCCCTCGTTATTACACACGGACATGAAGACCACATTGGTGGTATTCCTTTCTTACTCCAAAAAGTGAACGTACCTCAGATTTACGCACCGCAATTTGCGAAAGCTCAAATTGAACGTAAACTTGAAGAACGAAAAATAAGAACAAAACACAAAATTCAAGAAATCGATTCAAAATCTACAATTAAAACAAAACATTTTGTTATTGGATTCTTTAATGTTGTTCACTCGATTCCCGATGCACTTGGGGTTCTTGTTAATACACCAAATGGACGCATTGTCTCAACAGGAGACTTTAAATTTGATTTAACGCCTGTTGGAAATAATCCAGATTACCAAATTATGTCTTATATGGGTGAAATTGGCGTTACGCTTTTAATGAGTGATTCTACCAATGCAGAAGTTAGTGGCTTTTCCATCAGTGAAAAAGAAGTTGGACGTGAAATTAAACGAATTTTCAACAAGACAGAAGGTCGTATCATCATTGCTACCTTTGCTTCAAACGTTTATCGTGTTCAGCAAATTATCGAGGCTGCTATTGCGGATGGTCGTAAGATTGCAATCTTTGGTCGTTCGATGGATAACGTTGTTAATATCGCACGTAAACTCGGTCATATTGATGCAGCTGACAAACACTTTGTTAATGCTCATCAATTAAATAAACTTCCTGCTGATCAATCTTGTATTATCTGTACAGGAAGCCAAGGGGAACCCTTGGCTGCGTTAAGTCGTATTGCAAATGGAACACACCGCCAAATCAGCATTATGCCTGGTGATACGGTCGTATTCTCATCAAGCCCAATTCCTGGAAATGCTACCAGTGTTTCCCATGTTGTAAACCAATTGACTCGTGCCGGTGCAAATGTCCTAACAAACTCACCGCTCAACTCAATTCATACAACAGGTCATGCTTCAAAAGAAGAACAAACACTGATGCTTCAATTAATCAAACCGAAATTCTTTATGCCAATGCATGGAGAATACAAGATGCTTAAAGCACATCGTCAAACAGCAATTGAGACGGGTGTTGACCCAGATAACATCTTTATTTGCTCAAACGGTGATGTTGTTGCACTACGTGATGGTGTTGCATTCATGAGTGATACCCGAATTCAAGCCGATGACATTTATGTTGATGGAAATGATTCGAGTGGATTATCGACTGCAGTGCTTAAAGATCGTAAGATTTTATCGGACAGTGGGCTGGTTTCAGTTGTAGTAACCATTGATTCACGTCAAAATAAAATTCTATGTAAACCAACTATTGTTACACGAGGATTTGTATTCATTAAAGAAAATCAAACATTACTTAAAGAAGCGGAACTTGTTGTTTATGAAGCACTTAAAAAACGTATGACAAAGAAAGTTACCTTTGGAGAAATTAAGAATACAATTCGTGGTTCTCTCGAGCCCTTCCTTTACAAACATACTCAACGTAACCCACTTGTTATTCCTGTAATCTTAAACCAAAAAACAGCGATGACACCGGTAAAAGTTGAAAATAAAAAAGAAAACTCAGGTCAAGAAACAAAACCTGTAAAAAAACAGAAGAAAAATAACAACAAACAAAATAATGAACCGAAACAACAAAAGGATGCTAAAAAACCAAAAACACCGAAAGCAACAAAACCTCAACAAGCTCGTGAAGCATGA
- the def gene encoding peptide deformylase: MHDINMDTIVLDPNPVLREKCEPVSFPLSEEDRNTLENMLQYVRDSRDPELAEKYNLQPANGIAAPQIGVAKQMTALVVDLEDKHGNVKTVEYALVNPKIVSNSVKQCALSYGEGCLSIRKDYPGLVRRSQRIKVLAYDMITDQRIEIVAKDILAIVLQHEIDHLNGVLFYDHIDSKDPWMAEKGLKIIE, translated from the coding sequence ATGCACGATATAAATATGGACACAATTGTCCTAGATCCAAACCCAGTTCTGCGTGAAAAATGCGAACCGGTGTCTTTTCCTTTGTCGGAAGAAGACCGTAATACACTTGAAAATATGTTGCAATATGTTCGCGATTCAAGAGATCCTGAACTCGCTGAAAAGTATAATTTGCAACCTGCAAACGGAATTGCTGCACCTCAAATTGGTGTTGCGAAACAAATGACAGCACTTGTTGTTGATCTTGAAGATAAACATGGAAATGTAAAAACGGTTGAATATGCTTTAGTTAATCCTAAAATAGTTTCAAATTCGGTAAAACAATGTGCACTCAGTTATGGTGAAGGTTGCTTATCCATTCGTAAGGATTACCCAGGACTTGTTCGTCGTAGCCAACGCATTAAAGTTTTAGCATACGATATGATAACAGACCAACGTATTGAGATTGTCGCAAAAGACATCTTAGCAATTGTTTTACAACATGAAATTGATCATTTAAATGGTGTACTCTTTTACGATCATATTGATTCAAAAGACCCATGGATGGCTGAAAAAGGACTTAAAATCATAGAATAG
- a CDS encoding FtsW/RodA/SpoVE family cell cycle protein, whose translation MKKRKISLKMPMGYNRPIHAAALILNIFGVLMVISGSMTSGSTPKSLVLVGVKELVFVIVSYIMMVMVARRFSLNYFRKNYAKILLLMVGMLGITLVFPAVNGAKAWINLKVMTIQPSEFAKIFGILTIATFLADRNKRTSASTFDMVKKPFFIILAIFVFVVKAQHDLGSAVVIIGVAYICVLIPSHDKLTRLQKVMFILAGVGIIGLIFLDSSFGISLIEKLNIPPYMIGRFKTSSNPFLDRYGSGYQIFNGMVAMFKGGLFGMGYGNSLIKYGYLPEAHTDFILAVTIEELGMIGFSVILIGYGTMLFQLVKYSFKVKKESDKVILMGTVAYIMIHFIFNIGGITALIPLTGVPLLFISKGGSSRMAIMIAIGLTQNVISRYEMGIINVKRKDQLRIKQEETKRKENLKRLTEVV comes from the coding sequence ATGAAGAAAAGAAAAATATCACTTAAAATGCCCATGGGCTATAACCGCCCAATCCATGCAGCAGCATTAATATTAAATATCTTTGGGGTCCTTATGGTTATCTCAGGAAGCATGACATCCGGAAGTACGCCGAAGTCATTAGTCTTGGTTGGGGTTAAGGAGCTCGTTTTTGTGATTGTATCCTATATTATGATGGTTATGGTCGCTCGAAGATTTTCACTTAATTATTTTAGAAAAAATTATGCGAAAATATTACTTTTAATGGTTGGTATGTTGGGAATTACGCTTGTTTTTCCTGCAGTTAATGGAGCGAAAGCTTGGATTAATCTTAAAGTAATGACCATCCAACCTAGTGAGTTTGCTAAGATTTTTGGAATCCTTACGATCGCAACATTTCTTGCAGATCGTAATAAACGAACAAGTGCTAGCACATTTGATATGGTTAAAAAACCATTCTTTATTATTCTTGCGATTTTCGTATTTGTTGTGAAAGCGCAGCATGACCTTGGGTCAGCGGTTGTTATTATTGGTGTTGCATATATCTGTGTTTTAATACCATCACATGACAAACTAACACGATTACAAAAAGTAATGTTTATTCTTGCAGGTGTAGGAATCATAGGACTGATCTTTCTGGATTCTTCGTTCGGAATTAGTCTCATTGAAAAATTAAACATTCCGCCTTATATGATTGGACGATTTAAAACATCCTCGAACCCATTCTTGGATCGTTATGGAAGTGGATATCAAATCTTTAATGGAATGGTTGCGATGTTTAAAGGTGGCCTTTTTGGAATGGGTTATGGGAATAGTTTAATCAAATATGGTTATCTTCCAGAAGCTCATACGGATTTTATTCTTGCTGTAACAATTGAAGAATTGGGGATGATTGGGTTCTCGGTGATTCTAATTGGATATGGAACGATGCTATTCCAACTGGTTAAATATTCATTTAAAGTTAAAAAAGAATCCGATAAAGTTATTTTAATGGGGACTGTTGCTTATATTATGATTCACTTTATCTTTAATATAGGAGGTATTACGGCACTGATTCCTCTAACGGGAGTACCGCTTCTCTTTATTTCTAAAGGGGGATCCAGTCGTATGGCAATCATGATTGCCATTGGTCTAACACAAAATGTAATTTCCCGATATGAAATGGGTATTATTAATGTAAAACGTAAAGACCAATTACGGATTAAACAAGAAGAAACAAAACGTAAAGAAAATTTAAAACGCTTAACAGAGGTAGTGTAA
- the rsmD gene encoding 16S rRNA (guanine(966)-N(2))-methyltransferase RsmD: MRVVAGRFGSRPIKTLKGDTTRPTTDKVRAAIFNRIGPFFNEGAMLDVFGGSGAMAIESISRGIERAVVFEKDVRAFSVIQDNIKTFGLESRIQLKKGDSMKLLETVSGSFEFVFLDPPYRYAQTLKIIKLIIKRDLVVDGGLIICETDKNYDLPDEIDGYSLDCVKDYGISKVRYYKKDK, translated from the coding sequence ATGAGAGTTGTAGCAGGAAGATTTGGATCAAGACCCATCAAAACATTAAAAGGAGATACGACACGTCCTACAACGGATAAGGTTCGTGCCGCAATTTTTAATCGAATTGGACCTTTCTTTAATGAAGGGGCAATGTTGGATGTATTTGGTGGATCGGGTGCGATGGCAATTGAATCAATTAGTCGCGGTATCGAGCGCGCAGTAGTTTTTGAAAAAGATGTACGAGCTTTTAGTGTTATCCAGGATAATATAAAAACATTTGGTCTTGAATCGCGCATTCAACTCAAAAAAGGGGATTCGATGAAGTTATTGGAAACGGTATCCGGTTCCTTTGAATTTGTTTTCCTTGACCCACCTTATCGCTACGCGCAAACACTTAAAATCATAAAGTTGATAATCAAGCGTGATTTGGTCGTAGATGGTGGGTTGATAATTTGTGAGACGGATAAAAATTACGACTTACCTGATGAGATTGATGGTTATTCGTTAGATTGTGTTAAAGATTATGGAATTAGTAAAGTACGATACTACAAAAAGGACAAATAA
- the hrcA gene encoding heat-inducible transcriptional repressor HrcA yields MLTPRKIEIFKAIVKEFINTAEPVGSKTLIDKYNLSYSSATIRNEMSDLEKIGLLEKTHTSSGRIPSTKGYRFYVEHLMDEEENYGIETAIAQIFSDRRLGIDEAIRQSCDILSQMTNLTTVVLGPSAMNETLKSVQLIPLSEFNAMAVFVTESGHAEHRIFNFDSKVDVNDLEACTSILNERLKGTALSEVVDKMESLRPILSKRIEKYEVLFEAFVGAFVKFAQDEVYLSGERNMLYQPEFSNIEKLREMMDMLENSEMWRNLSTGQNHLSLKKGDQSEIVWVDDMAVVSSSFNLLDNHEHKLMIVGPSRMEYSRVVSLMDYVSEMIETVYGKGGNDEQDE; encoded by the coding sequence ATGTTGACGCCACGAAAAATAGAAATATTTAAGGCGATTGTTAAAGAGTTTATTAACACAGCTGAACCTGTGGGTTCAAAGACGTTAATCGATAAATATAACTTATCATACTCGTCTGCGACAATACGAAATGAGATGTCAGATTTAGAAAAAATAGGACTACTGGAAAAGACACATACGTCCAGTGGACGTATCCCTTCAACAAAGGGGTATCGATTCTATGTAGAACACCTTATGGATGAAGAAGAGAATTACGGTATTGAAACCGCAATTGCACAAATCTTCTCCGATCGACGACTCGGTATTGATGAAGCAATTCGTCAAAGTTGTGATATCTTATCGCAAATGACGAATCTCACTACGGTTGTATTAGGGCCCAGTGCAATGAATGAAACACTGAAAAGTGTCCAGTTAATTCCATTGAGTGAATTTAATGCAATGGCCGTGTTCGTAACAGAATCAGGGCATGCGGAGCATCGAATCTTTAATTTTGATAGTAAAGTGGATGTGAATGACCTCGAGGCGTGTACTTCAATATTAAATGAACGATTAAAAGGTACAGCACTATCGGAAGTTGTAGATAAAATGGAGAGTTTAAGACCTATCTTATCGAAACGGATCGAAAAGTATGAGGTACTCTTTGAGGCGTTTGTGGGAGCATTTGTTAAATTTGCTCAGGACGAAGTCTATTTAAGTGGTGAACGCAATATGTTATACCAGCCAGAATTCTCAAACATAGAGAAACTTCGTGAAATGATGGATATGCTCGAAAACAGTGAAATGTGGCGTAACTTATCCACAGGACAAAATCACCTAAGTCTTAAAAAAGGCGATCAAAGTGAAATTGTTTGGGTTGATGATATGGCCGTTGTATCCAGTTCGTTTAATCTACTCGATAATCATGAACATAAGTTAATGATTGTGGGACCAAGCCGAATGGAATACAGTCGCGTTGTCTCGTTAATGGATTATGTTTCGGAGATGATCGAAACGGTGTATGGGAAAGGTGGCAATGATGAGCAAGACGAATAA
- the grpE gene encoding nucleotide exchange factor GrpE, with amino-acid sequence MSKTNKTAEEFNEEVQLEQEVEATDSEELETSNSENEASETDEAIDENEALRKEIETLKNDYFKMLADTENLKKRLQREHDQLRKYRIQGFAADVLPVLDNLERALKQETTDEALREGVQMIYDQLMASLKAEGVEPINALNQPFDPNIHQAMMTEEKEGVESNIVIEEFQKGYMLKDRILRASLVKVSQ; translated from the coding sequence ATGAGCAAGACGAATAAAACCGCTGAAGAATTCAACGAAGAAGTTCAATTAGAACAAGAAGTTGAAGCAACAGACAGCGAAGAACTTGAAACTTCAAACTCAGAGAACGAGGCTTCTGAAACAGATGAAGCAATTGATGAGAATGAAGCCTTACGAAAAGAAATTGAAACGTTAAAAAACGACTATTTTAAAATGTTAGCAGATACAGAAAACTTAAAAAAACGTCTGCAACGTGAGCATGATCAACTGCGTAAATACCGAATTCAAGGTTTTGCGGCAGATGTATTGCCTGTGTTAGATAATTTGGAGCGTGCATTAAAACAAGAGACAACGGATGAAGCGTTAAGAGAAGGTGTACAAATGATTTATGATCAATTGATGGCATCCCTTAAAGCGGAAGGTGTGGAACCGATTAATGCATTAAATCAACCTTTTGATCCAAATATTCATCAAGCGATGATGACTGAGGAAAAAGAGGGAGTAGAATCCAATATCGTGATTGAAGAATTCCAAAAAGGATATATGTTAAAAGATCGCATTCTACGTGCGAGTTTAGTAAAAGTGAGTCAATAG
- the dnaK gene encoding molecular chaperone DnaK, translating to MSKVIGIDLGTTNSAVSVMDGGEAKVITNPEGNRTTPSVVSFKNGERIVGDAAKRQVVTNPNSAVSVKRLIGTGEKVTLEGKDYTPEEISAMILGYMKSYAEDYLGEKVTKAVITVPAYFNDAQRQATKDAGKIAGLEVERIINEPTAAALAFGIDKTDKEEKVLVFDLGGGTFDVSILELADGTFEVLSTAGDNKLGGDDFDHIVVDYLVDIFKKENGIDLSSDKMAMQRLKEAAEKAKKDLSSTVNASISLPFISAGENGPLHLETTLSRAKFEEMTKSLVERTMVPVRQALKDAGLTKNDIHQVLLVGGSTRIPAVVEAVKNELGKEPNKSVNPDEVVAMGAAIQGGVISGDVKDVLLLDVTPLSLGIETMGGVMTVLIERNTTIPTSKSQVFSTAADNQPAVDINVLQGERPMAKDNKSLGLFKLDGIAPAKRGIPQIEVTFDIDVNGIVNVSAMDKGTNKKQSITISNSSGLSDEEIERMVREAEENASEDLRLKEEAELKNRAEQFIHQIDESLASEDSPVDDAQKEEVTKLRDELQAAMDNNDFETLKEKLEQLEQAAQAMSQAMYEQQAGQPEADASSNDETVVDAEFEEKN from the coding sequence ATGAGTAAAGTTATTGGTATTGATTTAGGAACAACAAACTCAGCTGTTTCCGTAATGGACGGTGGAGAAGCAAAAGTAATTACAAACCCAGAAGGAAATCGTACAACACCTTCTGTTGTAAGTTTTAAAAATGGTGAACGTATTGTTGGGGATGCTGCAAAGCGTCAAGTTGTTACAAACCCTAACTCAGCAGTATCTGTTAAACGTTTAATTGGTACAGGCGAAAAAGTTACACTTGAAGGCAAAGATTATACACCAGAAGAAATCTCAGCAATGATCTTAGGTTATATGAAGAGCTATGCAGAAGATTACCTCGGTGAAAAAGTTACAAAAGCTGTAATCACAGTTCCTGCATACTTTAATGATGCACAACGTCAAGCTACAAAAGATGCTGGTAAGATTGCTGGATTAGAAGTAGAACGTATTATTAACGAACCAACTGCAGCTGCGCTTGCATTTGGAATTGATAAGACAGATAAAGAAGAAAAAGTTCTTGTATTTGACCTTGGTGGTGGTACATTTGACGTTTCGATTCTTGAATTAGCAGATGGTACTTTTGAAGTATTATCAACAGCTGGTGACAACAAATTAGGTGGAGATGATTTTGACCACATTGTTGTTGATTATTTAGTAGATATTTTCAAAAAAGAAAACGGAATTGATTTATCATCCGACAAGATGGCAATGCAACGTCTAAAAGAAGCAGCAGAAAAAGCGAAAAAAGATTTATCTTCAACTGTAAATGCTTCAATTTCATTACCATTTATCTCAGCAGGTGAAAATGGTCCATTACACTTGGAAACAACATTATCACGTGCTAAATTTGAAGAAATGACAAAGAGCCTTGTTGAACGTACAATGGTTCCAGTTCGTCAAGCATTAAAAGATGCTGGACTTACAAAAAATGATATTCATCAAGTATTACTTGTTGGTGGATCAACACGTATTCCTGCAGTTGTTGAAGCAGTTAAAAATGAATTAGGAAAAGAACCTAATAAATCTGTAAACCCTGATGAAGTTGTTGCAATGGGTGCCGCAATTCAAGGTGGTGTTATTTCTGGAGATGTTAAAGATGTATTGCTTCTTGACGTTACACCATTATCATTAGGTATTGAAACAATGGGTGGTGTGATGACTGTTCTTATTGAACGTAACACAACAATCCCTACATCAAAATCACAAGTATTCTCAACAGCAGCAGATAATCAACCTGCTGTAGACATTAACGTATTACAAGGTGAACGTCCAATGGCTAAGGATAATAAATCACTTGGTTTATTTAAATTAGATGGTATTGCACCTGCAAAACGTGGTATTCCTCAAATTGAAGTTACATTTGATATTGACGTAAATGGTATCGTAAATGTTTCGGCAATGGATAAAGGAACAAACAAAAAACAATCTATTACAATTTCAAACAGTTCAGGATTAAGTGATGAAGAAATTGAACGTATGGTTCGTGAAGCGGAAGAAAATGCTTCAGAAGATTTACGTTTAAAAGAAGAAGCAGAACTTAAAAACCGTGCAGAACAATTCATCCATCAAATCGATGAATCATTAGCAAGTGAAGATTCACCTGTGGATGATGCTCAAAAAGAAGAAGTAACAAAATTACGTGATGAATTGCAAGCAGCAATGGACAACAATGATTTTGAAACATTAAAAGAAAAACTTGAACAATTAGAACAAGCAGCTCAAGCAATGTCACAAGCAATGTATGAGCAACAAGCTGGTCAACCTGAAGCAGATGCTTCATCAAATGATGAAACTGTAGTTGACGCTGAATTTGAAGAAAAAAACTAG
- the dnaJ gene encoding molecular chaperone DnaJ, with protein MADKRDFYEILGVSKSATDAEIKKAYRQLAKKYHPDINKEDDAEAKFKEVQEAYEVLSDSQKRASYDQYGHAAFDQGAGGFGGGFSGGFDDFGDIFSSFFGGGGGGQRRNPNGPMKGQDRFMSMRIDFMEAVFGANKSVTLNVDEECTSCHGSGAHSKDDIKTCSRCGGTGQTVTQQRTPFGVFQSQATCPDCGGSGKTITKRCGECHGKGFNTKRVEVDIKIPAGIVTGQQLRVSGKGERGANGGPNGDLFIEIVVGTHKHFRREGNDIHINIPLSVIDATLGTEIEVPTVHGDVKLTIPAGTQPNTKFRLREKGVQDLRSGRMGDQYVEVKLEVPTKLSRQQREHLEALKETEVKGDSVFDRFKKAFK; from the coding sequence ATGGCAGATAAAAGAGATTTTTATGAAATACTTGGAGTAAGTAAATCTGCCACAGATGCAGAAATTAAGAAAGCCTATCGCCAATTAGCTAAAAAGTATCATCCTGACATCAACAAAGAGGATGATGCTGAAGCTAAGTTTAAAGAAGTCCAAGAAGCTTACGAAGTCCTAAGTGATTCTCAAAAACGTGCGAGCTATGATCAATACGGCCATGCAGCCTTTGATCAGGGAGCAGGCGGTTTTGGTGGCGGCTTTAGTGGTGGCTTTGATGATTTCGGAGATATCTTTAGTTCATTCTTCGGCGGCGGAGGCGGCGGTCAGCGTCGTAATCCTAATGGACCTATGAAGGGTCAAGATCGATTTATGAGTATGCGAATTGACTTTATGGAAGCTGTGTTTGGTGCAAACAAATCCGTGACTTTAAATGTAGATGAAGAATGTACATCGTGTCATGGGTCGGGTGCACACAGCAAAGATGATATCAAGACATGTTCACGTTGTGGTGGAACGGGTCAAACGGTTACGCAACAACGTACACCTTTTGGAGTTTTCCAATCTCAAGCAACATGTCCGGACTGTGGTGGTTCAGGTAAAACAATTACAAAACGCTGTGGTGAATGTCATGGTAAAGGATTTAATACAAAACGTGTCGAAGTCGATATTAAAATTCCTGCGGGAATCGTTACTGGACAACAATTACGTGTTTCCGGTAAGGGTGAACGTGGGGCAAATGGTGGACCGAACGGTGATCTCTTTATTGAGATTGTAGTCGGAACGCATAAACACTTCAGACGTGAGGGTAATGATATCCATATTAATATTCCTTTGTCGGTAATCGATGCCACATTGGGTACAGAAATTGAAGTTCCAACCGTGCATGGTGATGTTAAATTAACGATTCCAGCAGGTACACAACCCAATACTAAATTTAGACTTCGTGAAAAAGGGGTTCAAGACCTTCGTTCCGGACGTATGGGAGACCAATACGTTGAAGTTAAATTAGAAGTACCAACTAAATTATCACGTCAACAACGTGAACATTTAGAAGCGTTAAAAGAAACAGAAGTAAAAGGTGATAGTGTCTTTGACCGCTTTAAAAAAGCGTTCAAGTGA